One region of Tamandua tetradactyla isolate mTamTet1 chromosome 6, mTamTet1.pri, whole genome shotgun sequence genomic DNA includes:
- the LOC143687443 gene encoding uncharacterized protein LOC143687443 produces MCHSCCSPCCQPTCCRTTCCRTTCCQPTCYGSSCCQPCCCSTPCCQPTCCECSPCGSSCCQPCCRPTCCQTTCCRTTCCQPTCGTSCCQPCCCSTPCCQPTCCGSNSCGSCCQPCCRPTCCQTTCCRTTCCRPSCCASSSCGQSGCGSSCCQPCCCPTCCGSSCCQPCCRPVCCQTTCCRTTCCRPTCCCSPCCVSSCCRPSCC; encoded by the coding sequence ATGTGCCACTCGTGCTGCTCCCCTTGCTGCCAGCCCACCTGCTGCAGAACCACCTGCTGCAGGACCACCTGCTGTCAGCCCACCTGCTATgggtccagctgctgccagccttgCTGTTGCAGCACACCCTGCTGCCAGCCCACTTGCTGTGAGTGCAGCCCTTGCgggtccagctgctgccagccttgCTGCCGTCCAACCTGCTGTCAGACCACCTGCTGCAGGACCACCTGCTGTCAGCCCACCTGTGGGAccagctgctgccagccttgCTGTTGCAGCACACCCTGCTGCCAGCCCACTTGCTGTGGGTCCAACTCTTGTGGCTCCTGCTGCCAGCCTTGCTGCCGTCCAACCTGCTGTCAGACCACCTGCTGTAGGACCACCTGCTGCCGCCCCAGCTGCTGTGCTTCCAGCTCTTGTGGCCAAAGCGGCTGTgggtccagctgctgccagccttgCTGCTGCCCAACCTGCTGTgggtccagctgctgccagccttgCTGCCGCCCAGTCTGTTGTCAGACCACCTGCTGTAGGACCACCTGCTGCCGCCCCACCTGCTGCTGCAGCCCTTGCTGTGTTTCCAGCTGTTGCCGACCCTCCTGTTGCTGA